Proteins co-encoded in one Arachis stenosperma cultivar V10309 chromosome 7, arast.V10309.gnm1.PFL2, whole genome shotgun sequence genomic window:
- the LOC130940405 gene encoding AT-hook motif nuclear-localized protein 15-like has protein sequence MAKRWWDEEPPHNTPTSSTNGDQDNNDGGDDNNNSSAAERREGRGRRPRGRPPGSKNKPKQPLVIKEELPNALQSHILEISDGADVADSLSTFATRRHRGVAVLSGTGTVTDVNLGQPAAPGGVVSLQGTFQILSLSGAILPPPSPPSATGLTVYLAGVQGEVVGGRVVGPLVACGPVMVVAATFANATYERLPFEEEEEEDDDQEEDEVMRVQVEPQLEQQSGVNEGCTGPPEPPSQPPQVYSNDRSGLFSDNGEMVTHDDVFW, from the coding sequence ATGGCAAAGCGTTGGTGGGATGAAGAACCACCCCACAACACTCCAACAAGCAGCACCAACGGCGACCAAGACAACAACGATGGCGGCGATGACAATAACAACTCCAGCGCGGCGGAGCGAAGAGAAGGAAGAGGCCGCAGGCCACGAGGCCGGCCACCGGGGTCAAAGAACAAGCCAAAACAACCGCTAGTGATTAAGGAGGAGCTCCCAAACGCCCTTCAAAGTCATATTCTAGAGATCAGCGACGGAGCAGACGTGGCTGATTCCCTTTCCACTTTCGCAACCCGTCGTCACCGTGGCGTCGCCGTGCTAAGCGGAACCGGCACTGTCACTGACGTCAATCTCGGGCAGCCCGCGGCGCCCGGAGGTGTCGTTTCACTCCAAGGAACTTTCCAGATCCTTTCCCTCTCCGGTGCGATTCTTCCCCCGCCATCCCCGCCGAGCGCCACCGGACTAACGGTTTACCTCGCCGGAGTTCAAGGGGAGGTGGTTGGCGGTAGGGTGGTAGGACCGCTGGTGGCTTGTGGACCAGTGATGGTGGTTGCAGCAACGTTTGCTAATGCCACGTATGAAAGGCTACCgtttgaggaagaagaagaagaagatgatgatcaggaagaagatgaagtgaTGCGGGTGCAGGTGGAGCCGCAGCTGGAGCAACAATCTGGTGTGAACGAGGGTTGTACTGGACCACCTGAACCACCATCACAACCACCACAGGTTTACAGTAATGATCGTTCCGGTTTGTTCTCCGATAACGGTGAAATGGTGACGCATGATGATGTATTTTGGTGA
- the LOC130941025 gene encoding preprotein translocase subunit SCY1, chloroplastic-like isoform X1, which translates to MRRCGMVVSFYASCFLTESQSSTATTLRWCFALNRKLADKIAASDYYVVVSDYFYAAIEDSSIDFGDFFKGPLPGKFLKLLGFLALSRLGVYIPLGGVNREAFVGNLDQNSLLSTLDSFSGLINAQIVFQLLAQVYPKLQDLQKREGEAGRKKILQYTRYASVGFAIVQAISQVLFLRPYVNDFSID; encoded by the exons ATG AGACGTTGTGGGATGGTGGTTAGCTTCTATGCCAGTTGCTTTCTTACAGAGAGTCAGAGTTCAACAGCAACCACCTTAAGATGGTGTTTTGCTCTTAATAG GAAGCTTGCAGACAAGATTGCAGCTTCTGATTACTATGTGGTTGTTTCGGACTACTTTTATG CTGCTATAGAGGATAGTTCAATTGATTTTGGAGACTTCTTTAAAGGTCCATTGCCAGGAAAGTTTCTCAAGCTTTTAGGGTTTCTTGCCTTGTCACGTCTTGGTGTGTATATTCCTCTAGGTGGGGTTAATAGGGAGGCTTTTGTTGGAAATTTAGATCAGAATAGTTTATTAAGCACTTTGGACTCATTTTCTGGACTCATCAATGCACAAATTGTTTTCCAACTTCTTGCACAGGTATATCCGAAGTTGCAAGATCTTCAGAAAAGAGAAGGCGAGGCTGGAAGAAAGAAAATTCTTCAATACACTCGATATGCGTCAGTTGGATTTGCAATTGTACAG GCAATTAGCCAAGTCCTCTTTTTACGTCCTTATGTGAATGACTTTAGTATCGA CTGA
- the LOC130941025 gene encoding preprotein translocase subunit SCY1, chloroplastic-like isoform X2 translates to MVVSFYASCFLTESQSSTATTLRWCFALNRKLADKIAASDYYVVVSDYFYAAIEDSSIDFGDFFKGPLPGKFLKLLGFLALSRLGVYIPLGGVNREAFVGNLDQNSLLSTLDSFSGLINAQIVFQLLAQVYPKLQDLQKREGEAGRKKILQYTRYASVGFAIVQAISQVLFLRPYVNDFSID, encoded by the exons ATGGTGGTTAGCTTCTATGCCAGTTGCTTTCTTACAGAGAGTCAGAGTTCAACAGCAACCACCTTAAGATGGTGTTTTGCTCTTAATAG GAAGCTTGCAGACAAGATTGCAGCTTCTGATTACTATGTGGTTGTTTCGGACTACTTTTATG CTGCTATAGAGGATAGTTCAATTGATTTTGGAGACTTCTTTAAAGGTCCATTGCCAGGAAAGTTTCTCAAGCTTTTAGGGTTTCTTGCCTTGTCACGTCTTGGTGTGTATATTCCTCTAGGTGGGGTTAATAGGGAGGCTTTTGTTGGAAATTTAGATCAGAATAGTTTATTAAGCACTTTGGACTCATTTTCTGGACTCATCAATGCACAAATTGTTTTCCAACTTCTTGCACAGGTATATCCGAAGTTGCAAGATCTTCAGAAAAGAGAAGGCGAGGCTGGAAGAAAGAAAATTCTTCAATACACTCGATATGCGTCAGTTGGATTTGCAATTGTACAG GCAATTAGCCAAGTCCTCTTTTTACGTCCTTATGTGAATGACTTTAGTATCGA CTGA